CTTAATATTCTCTGGGTAACTTTCAAGTGCTTTATCTGAAATCTTTTCTACAATGTCGTATTCCTTAAGACCTAGATGATGCCTTGCAAGTTCATACATCGCATTTTGGTGTGTTGAATCTAGTTGCACTGCCTTTGCAAATGCTTTTTCTGAACTGTCTATCTTTTCATTATCTACTTTTTTATTTAAAACTATGGTATCCTTGGCCGCAGTCTTTTTAAGTGCTCGTCCCCATTGATAATAATACTCAGGATTAGTAGGAAACCTCTTTGCTAAATCAGAAAAAATAGAGTCTGCAAGATCATGCTTTGATTTTGACAGTAACAACCTTCCATATTCTGTTTGAGCTATGGGTTGTTTGTCATTGAGGTCTAACGATTTTTTGTAATATACTAGCGCATCGTTTTTTACTCCTTTACCGTTGTATGCTCTTGCTATTTGCAAATATGTTCTAGCCGAAGGATTTTTTATAGATTCATACTGAGCAATTGCTTTTGTATAATCTCCCACGGCATATAAACTATCTGCAATAGCCAAAGCCGGAGCTTGTGCTCCGGCTTTTGAAAATGCTATGATACTTATAAGTATAATTAGTTTTCTCATAGGTTACTCTGCTATTTTAAAAGTAATAGGTAAGCTATAAAGAACTCCTACTTCTTCGCCTTTTTGACTTCCAGGTTTCATTTGAGGTAGGTTGTAAATAACTCTTCTAGCTTCTTCTGCTATATCTGGATGTGAGCCGCGTGCCTCAACATTATCTACCTGTCCTTTTTTATTAATTCTAAATGAAACAAACACTCTATTAATTCCTGTAAGACCTAATGGCTTAGCAATACTTGTATTGAAATTAGCATTAACATACTTTGAGACTTTATCTGACATACATGTCTTTTTATCTTCATTACCTTCTAGTTCATTACAACCAGGATAGGTAGGAACATTATCTATAACTGCAAATGGTATTTCGAGTTCCTCTTGAGTTTCGACAACTTCTACTTCTTCAGAGG
The genomic region above belongs to Dokdonia sp. Dokd-P16 and contains:
- a CDS encoding tetratricopeptide repeat protein, which translates into the protein MRKLIILISIIAFSKAGAQAPALAIADSLYAVGDYTKAIAQYESIKNPSARTYLQIARAYNGKGVKNDALVYYKKSLDLNDKQPIAQTEYGRLLLSKSKHDLADSIFSDLAKRFPTNPEYYYQWGRALKKTAAKDTIVLNKKVDNEKIDSSEKAFAKAVQLDSTHQNAMYELARHHLGLKEYDIVEKISDKALESYPENIKIINVLAQNYYIKGWWVEAIDLFNNLLDLGVDTAFVRNKLGRAYYEKRMYLEAIEAYEEVLAYDDEDWGTLITLARLYNFNREYDKAVDYSTRALRYKDLPLDDVYFTLGRAYEFKKEFTKAMKHYQLAVKEDPDNLDAVYAIAVAADNYYEDKEEVVQLYEKFVTQSEKSKSKPYLIRIAQERIVILKREIFEAKKAQD